From Topomyia yanbarensis strain Yona2022 chromosome 1, ASM3024719v1, whole genome shotgun sequence, one genomic window encodes:
- the LOC131677924 gene encoding uncharacterized protein LOC131677924 isoform X2, with product MQENIFILPFSMRNILQVIIVYAQKGIYEAENIHNNGVTNIKLAGDKVIVPRLSGRIDSLRLETYTQGCQIDWGLRLHMGEPTYAPVRQEALVYFSNPSTALPAQHNASEEELRCILEFHQQGYR from the exons AtgcaggaaaatattttcattttaccgTTCAGTATGAGAAACATTTTACAAGTGATAATCGTGTATGCCCAAAAG GGTATATATGAAGCCGAAAACATCCACAACAATGGAGTAACTAACATAAAGCTCGCCGGTGACAAAGTGATAGTCCCACGGTTGAGTGGACGAATCGATTCTCTGAGACTAGAAACGTACACGCAAGGTTGTCAGATCGATTGGGGTTTACGTCTGCATATGGGCGAA CCCACGTACGCACCGGTTCGGCAGGAAGCATTAGTTTATTTCAGCAATCCGTCCACAGCGTTGCCAGCTCAACATAACGCATCCGAGGAGGAGCTTCGATGTATTCTGGAGTTTCACCAGCAGGGTTACCGGTGA
- the LOC131677923 gene encoding zinc finger protein 678-like, which produces MCDQSFPKKRQLAVHKRVHAGTRPYSCDICGKAYTKGINLSRHKRMHTGERRHRCRICGREFFTSEQLDQHRLTHKDQAYICDICSRKFTENSSLTRHRLIHAGERSHKCDICGKEFITSAELTRHMRMYTGERPYKCDICGKGYVESSSLKRHQRVHIDMNLVDQIFSCDICGRKFLESKELTQHKLTHSKDREFRCEVCGGGFNKYSHMTRHMQIHTNERPYKCDLCGQEFLRRAHLTQNNRRHVGERPHGCE; this is translated from the coding sequence ATGTGTGACCAATCATTCCCCAAGAAGAGACAGCTGGCAGTTCACAAGCGCGTACATGCCGGCACGCGACCGTACTCCTGTGATATTTGCGGTAAAGCATACACCAAGGGTATAAATCTAAGCCGGCACAAACGGATGCACACCGGCGAGCGACGGCACCGTTGTCGGATATGTGGCCGAGAATTTTTCACTTCTGAGCAATTGGATCAGCACCGGCTTACCCATAAAGATCAGGCTTACATTTGCGATATCTGCAGTAGGAAGTTTACCGAAAACAGTAGTCTCACGCGACACAGACTTATCCATGCAGGTGAGAGATCGCACAAGTGCGATATTTGTGGCAAAGAATTCATAACTAGTGCTGAACTCACTCGCCACATGCGCATGTATACTGGCGAGCGTCCGTATAAGTGTGATATCTGTGGCAAAGGCTACGTAGAAAGCAGCAGTTTGAAACGTCACCAGCGTGTTCACATCGATATGAATCTTGTGGATCAAATATTTAGTTGCGACATCTGTGGTAGAAAGTTTCTTGAATCTAAAGAACTTACGCAGCACAAACTTACCCACAGCAAAGATCGAGAATTCAGATGTGAAGTCTGTGGTGGCGGGTTTAATAAATATTCTCACATGACTCGGCACATGCAAATCCATACAAACGAACGCCCGTACAAATGTGACCTCTGCGGGCAGGAGTTTCTTCGAAGAGCACATTTGACCCAGAATAATCGCAGGCATGTTGGCGAACGACCCCATGGCTGTGAATAG
- the LOC131677924 gene encoding uncharacterized protein LOC131677924 isoform X1 has product MSAGECSQPPGGGGSARKKCYQTSPIWCLDFFDNFIEIGCADGRLEFWEGTTGNFKGIYEAENIHNNGVTNIKLAGDKVIVPRLSGRIDSLRLETYTQGCQIDWGLRLHMGEPTYAPVRQEALVYFSNPSTALPAQHNASEEELRCILEFHQQGYR; this is encoded by the exons ATGAGCGCTGGCGAATGTTCTCAGCCACCTGGAGGAGGAGGTTCAGCGCGGAAGAAATGTTACCAGACATCGCCGATCTGGTGTTTGGActtttttgataatttcatagagattgggTGTGCAGATGGGCGGTTGGAGTTCTGGGAGGGAACGACTGGTAACTTTAAG GGTATATATGAAGCCGAAAACATCCACAACAATGGAGTAACTAACATAAAGCTCGCCGGTGACAAAGTGATAGTCCCACGGTTGAGTGGACGAATCGATTCTCTGAGACTAGAAACGTACACGCAAGGTTGTCAGATCGATTGGGGTTTACGTCTGCATATGGGCGAA CCCACGTACGCACCGGTTCGGCAGGAAGCATTAGTTTATTTCAGCAATCCGTCCACAGCGTTGCCAGCTCAACATAACGCATCCGAGGAGGAGCTTCGATGTATTCTGGAGTTTCACCAGCAGGGTTACCGGTGA